In a genomic window of Trichoderma atroviride chromosome 4, complete sequence:
- a CDS encoding uncharacterized protein (EggNog:ENOG41), whose protein sequence is MDPQLEPPWQMASRRVKACISCTRAKRQCDKNFPSCQRCLDRELYCQYSAKRPYSRLKARRLGYTVLDNSSATSADGLHTSTSTDFSSQNAVGVKIWGSNADIPLSPSTLGLADTQFNVIDTFQPSRGSFLSSQNETLVNSPSAGPAHPSIHQSKLETFVKFVRKWMYQWVEETHCAFIHRELFAEMGLPAYLQDAYASLTTYAAKNTKNQRVGLQLVEDRANALVNEHQLLYPGSVCNFSIPIPILSTLEQLARVQALLIYQLIRLFDGDIRQRAQAERHIIILKEWILQLGQAGNLEGTSESMLYNSNSLAQELDIDRQTTARCWQDWIQSESIRRTWIVGNYVQSIYSIFHDGQTVCLDTPHSLYEVVSGRHLRLQHGTCL, encoded by the coding sequence ATGGATCCGCAACTAGAGCCACCTTGGCAAATGGCTTCACGTCGAGTGAAGGCTTGCATTTCCTGCACACGTGCGAAGCGACAGTGCGACAAGAACTTCCCCTCATGCCAGCGTTGCTTGGACCGGGAATTATATTGCCAATATTCAGCGAAACGTCCTTACTCTCGCCTGAAAGCTCGGCGACTTGGGTACACCGTTTTAGACAACTCATCTGCCACGTCTGCAGATGGGTTGCACACTTCTACATCGACGGATTTTAGCAGCCAGAACGCCGTCGGAGTTAAGATTTGGGGCAGTAATGCAGATATCCCACTGTCTCCGTCTACACTTGGCCTAGCCGATACACAATTCAATGTGATCGATACATTTCAACCGAGCAGAGGGTCTTTTTTATCTTCGCAGAATGAGACCTTGGTTAACAGTCCTTCCGCCGGTCCCGCTCACCCCAGTATTCACCAGTCCAAGTTGGAGACTTTCGTAAAATTCGTGAGAAAATGGATGTATCAGTGGGTTGAGGAAACCCACTGCGCTTTCATTCACCGGGAACTCTTCGCTGAAATGGGCCTGCCAGCATACCTGCAGGATGCCTACGCGAGCTTGACAACCTACGCGGCTAAGAATACAAAGAACCAGAGAGTAGGGTTGCAGCTAGTCGAAGACCGCGCCAACGCGCTCGTGAATGAACATCAGCTGTTATATCCAGGAAGTGTATGCAATTTCTCTATCCCGATACCGATACTCAGTACacttgagcagcttgctaGAGTACAAGCCTTACTTATATACCAACTTATTCGCCTTTTTGATGGGGACATCAGACAGCGCGCACAGGCTGAGCGCCATATTATAATATTGAAGGAATGGATATTACAGCTTGGGCAGGCGGGTAACCTAGAAGGGACCTCTGAGAGCATGCTTTACAATAGCAATTCGCTGGCTCAAGAACTTGACATTGACCGTCAGACCACAGCTAGATGTTGGCAAGACTGGATCCAGTCAGAGAGCATACGAAGAACTTGGATAGTGGGTAACTATGTACAAAGCATTTATTCTATCTTTCACGATGGTCAGACAGTCTGCCTGGACACACCCCATTCACTTTACGAAGTGGTCTCTGGGAGGCACCTTCGGCTGCAGCATGGTACTTGCTTGTAA